The Methanobacterium lacus genome includes a region encoding these proteins:
- a CDS encoding NAD(P)-dependent oxidoreductase, translating to MKIGFLGFGEVATTFSSGLKENGLDVYTCLNGRSSRTVENAVNSGVKLCNTHRELAEKSDILFSSVVPSMAVEVAKTVGNHSNGIYVDINNISPSTVKTALSKIKNGRTVDAAIIGSVKRNGLKVKIIASGTSAEEILNLNQHGMNITSVGQEAGDASTIKLLRSAYTKGVSALLYESLYHAYKLGINEEVLECISETETGDFIESANSRIVSASFHAKRRAEEMDEIVEFLSEHQNPIMAQATSKFFKNLSETIQKPSKRPENYTEVYKLLNGE from the coding sequence ATGAAAATTGGATTTCTGGGATTTGGAGAGGTGGCAACAACCTTTTCATCGGGACTTAAAGAAAATGGTTTGGATGTGTACACCTGCTTAAATGGTAGAAGTTCTAGAACTGTGGAAAATGCGGTTAATTCCGGTGTGAAATTGTGCAACACCCACAGGGAACTTGCAGAAAAATCAGACATACTATTCTCGTCAGTTGTACCTTCAATGGCAGTTGAAGTCGCAAAAACGGTAGGTAACCATTCTAATGGTATATATGTTGATATTAACAATATATCTCCCAGCACTGTTAAAACAGCTCTTAGTAAAATAAAAAATGGAAGAACAGTTGATGCAGCAATAATCGGATCTGTTAAAAGGAATGGATTGAAAGTTAAAATTATTGCATCGGGTACATCAGCAGAGGAAATTCTAAATTTAAATCAGCATGGCATGAATATTACTTCGGTAGGTCAAGAAGCTGGTGATGCTTCAACAATCAAACTCCTAAGAAGTGCTTATACCAAGGGAGTTTCAGCACTCCTGTATGAATCTTTGTACCATGCATACAAGTTAGGAATAAATGAAGAGGTTTTAGAATGCATCTCAGAAACTGAAACTGGAGATTTCATTGAATCTGCAAATTCAAGAATAGTTTCAGCATCGTTCCATGCAAAACGTCGTGCAGAAGAGATGGATGAAATAGTTGAATTTTTATCTGAACACCAAAATCCCATCATGGCACAAGCAACCTCAAAATTTTTTAAAAACCTTTCTGAAACCATACAAAAACCATCTAAACGACCAGAGAATTATACTGAGGTATACAAACTATTAAACGGAGAATGA
- a CDS encoding MATE family efflux transporter, which translates to MNKSDTNMESSKSGVDKRVEMITGDPKRAIRTLSVPMILSMLLMMAYNLADSIWVAGLGPNALAALGFVSPLFMMVVGLGNGLGAGANSLISRCIGADNKRGSDNAAIHSLILAFAVSLLLTLLLLLVLPIILRIMGVGPAFDLAMQYGEIVFGGLIFMILANVASGVLRAEGDVKRPMYAMMATATLNIVLDPIFIYYFGLGVAGAAWATVISSAISSAIIMYWLLLKKDTYVSLSKKDFTASWKVVKNILSVGIPASAEFFVMSLLGIFVNTMLVFAGGTEAVAVYTAGWRVVMIAMIPPIGIGTAAITVAGAAYGARRYNHILTALNYSVKLAVAIATVLSLGIFIFASSIATIFSYSAQSSFLAPSIASFLQVMCLFLITVPLGISASSVFQGMGKGLTSLILTALRELIFILLFSYLFGMVLNFGVHGIWWGIVLGGAIGCLIGYLWALRYIRGLIKSYKNNKSPGEASN; encoded by the coding sequence ATGAATAAGAGTGATACAAACATGGAATCTTCAAAATCCGGAGTAGATAAAAGGGTAGAAATGATAACAGGAGATCCTAAAAGGGCGATAAGGACTCTTTCTGTTCCAATGATACTTTCCATGTTACTTATGATGGCTTACAACCTAGCTGATAGTATATGGGTTGCGGGTTTAGGACCCAATGCCCTGGCTGCGCTGGGTTTTGTTTCACCGCTTTTTATGATGGTTGTTGGTTTGGGCAATGGTCTTGGTGCCGGTGCCAATTCATTAATTTCAAGATGTATAGGGGCTGATAACAAGAGAGGATCAGACAATGCAGCCATACATTCATTAATTCTAGCCTTCGCAGTATCATTACTCCTCACACTACTTCTCCTACTAGTACTCCCAATCATTCTAAGGATAATGGGTGTGGGTCCTGCCTTTGATCTGGCAATGCAGTATGGAGAAATAGTGTTTGGTGGGTTGATATTTATGATACTTGCAAACGTTGCATCCGGAGTACTCAGGGCAGAAGGGGATGTAAAAAGGCCCATGTATGCAATGATGGCAACAGCAACATTGAACATTGTACTGGATCCCATCTTCATCTACTACTTCGGACTTGGAGTTGCTGGAGCAGCATGGGCAACTGTGATATCATCAGCCATATCATCAGCCATCATAATGTACTGGCTTCTCTTAAAAAAGGATACTTACGTATCGTTGTCCAAAAAAGATTTCACTGCCAGTTGGAAGGTTGTAAAAAATATTCTATCAGTGGGAATACCGGCAAGTGCAGAATTTTTTGTCATGTCTTTACTAGGAATTTTTGTCAACACGATGCTGGTCTTTGCAGGGGGAACAGAAGCCGTGGCAGTTTACACCGCAGGATGGAGAGTTGTGATGATAGCTATGATACCTCCAATAGGAATAGGTACTGCAGCAATAACGGTGGCAGGGGCGGCTTACGGTGCTAGAAGATACAACCACATATTAACAGCACTGAACTACTCAGTAAAACTCGCCGTAGCAATAGCAACAGTACTATCCCTGGGAATCTTCATATTTGCATCGAGCATTGCAACCATATTTTCATACTCTGCCCAGAGTTCATTTTTGGCCCCTTCAATAGCATCATTTCTACAAGTGATGTGTTTGTTTTTAATAACAGTACCTCTGGGTATATCAGCAAGCTCAGTATTCCAGGGAATGGGCAAAGGCCTCACATCCCTTATACTTACAGCTCTAAGAGAACTAATATTCATACTGCTATTCTCATACTTGTTTGGTATGGTGCTGAACTTTGGAGTGCATGGAATATGGTGGGGAATAGTATTAGGAGGTGCCATAGGATGTTTAATAGGATATCTATGGGCATTAAGATACATTAGGGGACTGATAAAAAGTTATAAAAATAATAAATCTCCTGGAGAAGCCAGTAATTAA
- a CDS encoding adenylyltransferase/cytidyltransferase family protein, with product MIGISADFDPVHLGHVKLIDKARELADKKNEDVVIYLNKGFSANHAPFFVSYDARRRMALEAGADEVIPIEGLHHRLTLAYTVPIRIAMMIEDGVVDYVDAADVSTSKIKKYASGFASKGIFSGIPRTLPNRNVIRWFAVNEFLKKKYGKNLKFHIIPEHKIKGDKISGRMIRREILENNMKIPEEVQKLLPDSTVRILEKEIKKGTIPGKRNIRDLTKRLNTFSRANLNNIAHMNADAVNSIVAGRSYQNEDKIWASFRMAGYGPVLTRLAASAVEMNVTREEVYDLIKNYEDKGIIPPDMTVDQVIQRAWYVSSMSSKGYSASEAHNKFRSGVKSTLKRVKFFDAGMHLRSFETESLKQDMDALFYVDKNDRLCCEIRAEDRKIKSPLRLPAHHVTYLRLLIDSHFIPITGKLIEKPEGWRVRISVGD from the coding sequence ATGATTGGTATTAGCGCAGATTTTGATCCAGTACATTTAGGCCATGTTAAACTAATTGACAAGGCCCGTGAACTTGCAGATAAAAAAAATGAAGATGTGGTTATCTATCTAAACAAGGGGTTCAGTGCAAATCATGCTCCTTTCTTTGTGAGTTACGATGCCAGAAGACGAATGGCTCTTGAAGCTGGTGCAGATGAGGTAATACCTATTGAAGGGCTTCACCACAGATTGACACTTGCATACACCGTTCCAATAAGAATAGCCATGATGATTGAAGATGGTGTTGTGGACTACGTAGATGCAGCAGACGTATCTACCTCTAAAATCAAGAAATATGCCTCGGGTTTTGCAAGTAAAGGAATTTTCAGTGGTATTCCTAGAACTCTGCCCAACAGAAACGTGATCAGATGGTTTGCTGTAAACGAATTTCTTAAGAAGAAGTACGGGAAAAATTTGAAATTTCACATCATCCCAGAACACAAGATCAAGGGTGACAAAATTTCTGGAAGGATGATACGAAGGGAAATTCTTGAAAACAATATGAAGATTCCAGAGGAAGTGCAGAAACTTCTCCCAGATTCAACTGTAAGGATCCTGGAAAAAGAAATCAAAAAGGGAACCATCCCTGGAAAAAGAAACATCAGAGATTTAACTAAACGTTTAAACACCTTTTCCAGAGCAAATTTGAATAATATTGCACATATGAATGCTGATGCTGTGAATTCAATTGTTGCAGGAAGAAGTTATCAGAATGAAGATAAAATATGGGCATCATTTAGAATGGCAGGTTACGGTCCTGTGCTGACTAGGTTAGCTGCAAGTGCCGTTGAAATGAATGTAACAAGGGAAGAAGTTTATGATCTTATAAAAAACTACGAAGATAAAGGCATCATCCCCCCAGATATGACTGTTGATCAAGTTATTCAAAGGGCATGGTACGTGTCATCAATGTCGAGTAAAGGATATTCTGCTTCTGAGGCCCATAATAAATTTAGAAGTGGAGTTAAATCTACTCTGAAACGTGTGAAATTTTTTGATGCAGGAATGCACCTCAGGAGTTTTGAAACAGAATCTCTTAAACAAGATATGGACGCCCTTTTCTACGTGGATAAAAATGATAGGCTCTGCTGTGAAATTCGGGCTGAGGATCGTAAAATAAAAAGTCCTTTAAGACTTCCAGCCCACCATGTTACCTACCTCAGACTTTTGATTGACTCCCATTTCATCCCAATCACTGGAAAGCTGATAGAAAAACCAGAAGGATGGAGGGTTAGAATATCAGTTGGAGATTAA
- a CDS encoding threonine/serine exporter family protein: MNEKHAGNNISSDGLLDFLTELGKALTASGISVVDITAILERIADAYGEEAEILIFPTMILIKIGEHESAPLNAANQKPGILPLNQVSEIYDLVYKVEKAQISPKEAKKCLRQILAEKHCFGPVGILIGYILFSIGIGMLLQPTPEQLIVSGFLGAIIGILLILSRGRNRFMLILPVIAAFIVSTIFLWSLKAGLIAGSVTMLLPALAYFLPGATLTTGMFELAYGEIISGSSRVIYGTAILLLILFGVLIGIQITGFQEPKFFVTNTANALGWWAPYLGVFMFTIGMYLFMSIKNKDLPWVLLIVYVAFFGQIIGNHLLGSLFGAFLGSLLMAISGTIVERQEHRTPSFISIMPAFWILVPGALSFLSLATLFNQNYLTALNYSVDVAMTIVAISLGLLIGAVATEPIKGKIIKNS; encoded by the coding sequence ATGAATGAAAAACACGCAGGAAATAACATCTCATCAGATGGACTTTTAGATTTCCTGACAGAACTTGGTAAAGCATTAACTGCTTCAGGAATATCGGTTGTGGACATTACAGCCATTCTGGAAAGAATAGCAGATGCTTATGGGGAAGAAGCTGAAATTCTGATATTTCCAACCATGATTCTGATTAAGATAGGTGAACATGAATCAGCACCATTAAATGCTGCAAACCAAAAACCAGGAATATTACCATTGAATCAAGTTTCTGAAATATATGACCTTGTTTACAAGGTAGAAAAGGCCCAAATCTCACCTAAAGAAGCAAAAAAATGTTTAAGACAAATTTTAGCTGAAAAACATTGCTTTGGACCTGTGGGCATACTAATTGGATATATTCTTTTTTCCATTGGCATAGGAATGCTGTTACAGCCCACTCCAGAACAATTAATTGTTTCTGGATTTTTAGGGGCCATTATAGGAATACTATTAATTCTGAGCAGGGGACGGAATCGTTTCATGTTAATATTGCCAGTAATTGCGGCATTTATTGTTTCTACGATATTTCTTTGGTCCTTAAAAGCTGGTTTGATTGCAGGTTCTGTTACCATGTTATTACCAGCCCTGGCTTACTTCCTTCCAGGTGCAACACTCACAACAGGAATGTTTGAACTGGCCTATGGGGAAATAATATCCGGGTCAAGCAGGGTTATCTACGGCACTGCAATTTTGTTATTAATTCTGTTTGGAGTGCTGATAGGTATTCAAATCACAGGGTTTCAAGAACCGAAATTCTTTGTAACCAACACTGCAAATGCCCTTGGATGGTGGGCTCCCTACTTGGGAGTTTTCATGTTTACAATAGGAATGTATCTCTTTATGTCCATAAAAAATAAGGATTTGCCATGGGTTTTACTGATTGTTTACGTGGCTTTCTTTGGTCAAATTATAGGAAACCATTTATTAGGAAGTTTATTCGGAGCATTTTTAGGTTCATTGTTAATGGCAATTAGCGGTACGATAGTTGAAAGACAAGAACATAGAACTCCAAGTTTCATCTCCATCATGCCTGCATTTTGGATACTTGTTCCAGGAGCTCTGAGCTTTCTGAGTTTGGCTACATTGTTTAATCAAAACTATTTAACTGCCTTGAATTATTCTGTGGATGTTGCAATGACAATAGTAGCAATTTCTTTGGGTCTGTTAATTGGTGCCGTTGCAACAGAACCCATCAAAGGAAAAATTATTAAAAATAGTTGA
- a CDS encoding archaeosine biosynthesis radical SAM protein RaSEA, protein MEIENLTKDIRENAIAKMEKRSAKELAASWSGEDILYSGKGNAIYMVLPTSGCAWAVSESGGCSMCSYVADSPLEDVPSEELIDIFKDRFSRFDITEKTAVKIFVSGSFLNPVEIPPSVRNEILGILKNEELVEEVVVESRPEFITETVLKECCEALGDKIFEIGIGLETSNDYTREKKINKGFTREDFEKAVEAIKNSELKCDVRAKAYLFVKPILTSEKDAIEEAISSAFYAESAGASRISFCPATIHKDTLMELLWKKGSYQPPWIWSVMEIIQRVRSEVKIPIIMDTAGFGSSRGPYNCKKCNSKLKAMIIESNLNQSLPETIECECKSKWQAEVDYSNITRSTTRISRKK, encoded by the coding sequence ATGGAAATAGAAAATTTAACCAAAGATATTAGAGAGAATGCAATCGCAAAAATGGAAAAAAGATCGGCCAAAGAATTGGCTGCAAGTTGGTCCGGAGAAGATATTCTCTATTCCGGAAAAGGAAATGCAATTTACATGGTTTTACCTACATCAGGTTGTGCCTGGGCAGTTTCAGAATCTGGCGGATGTAGTATGTGCAGCTATGTTGCGGACTCTCCATTGGAAGACGTGCCTTCAGAAGAACTTATAGACATATTCAAGGATCGTTTTTCCAGATTTGATATTACAGAAAAAACTGCTGTTAAAATATTTGTTTCGGGCAGTTTTCTTAACCCCGTGGAAATCCCACCGAGCGTCAGGAATGAAATACTTGGAATTCTTAAAAATGAAGAGTTGGTGGAAGAAGTTGTTGTTGAATCCAGACCTGAATTTATCACTGAAACTGTGTTGAAGGAGTGTTGTGAAGCCCTGGGAGACAAAATATTTGAGATTGGAATTGGACTTGAAACTTCCAACGATTACACCCGGGAAAAAAAGATAAACAAAGGTTTTACCAGGGAAGACTTTGAAAAAGCTGTTGAAGCCATCAAAAACTCAGAATTGAAGTGTGATGTTCGTGCAAAGGCCTATCTCTTTGTAAAACCCATATTAACTTCAGAAAAAGACGCAATTGAAGAAGCTATAAGCTCGGCATTTTACGCAGAATCTGCGGGTGCAAGCAGAATCTCATTTTGTCCAGCTACAATCCATAAAGACACCCTAATGGAATTACTATGGAAAAAAGGTTCCTATCAACCTCCATGGATATGGAGTGTGATGGAAATTATTCAAAGAGTCAGAAGTGAGGTAAAAATACCCATTATTATGGATACCGCAGGTTTTGGAAGCAGTAGAGGACCTTACAACTGTAAAAAATGTAACTCTAAATTAAAGGCCATGATCATAGAATCAAACCTCAATCAAAGTTTGCCAGAAACCATTGAATGCGAGTGCAAATCAAAATGGCAGGCAGAAGTAGATTACTCAAACATCACGAGATCAACAACCAGAATTTCTCGAAAAAAGTAA
- a CDS encoding ATP-binding protein, with translation MYHLTSKLVIYKNINEDSILFRLAAICQQLDNGNYVREDLISDIYIEINRLLDLSTQYGFDKNLWHNYLAFILAMAQNPFTIVSEKVGTNTGTVNKFVKNDYKIFKQLFDYDFSKLENELGIDCFSIITDYDAVVKSEQIFNKNVSEKVQQLSNSIEQAKDEKELYKIVTDFYKLHGVGDIGLNKAFRVSTDGNSSILCPITTTSDIKLEDLVGYESQKKELLQNTEAFVIGRKANNVLLYGDAGTGKSASIKAVLNQYYDQGLRMIEVYKHEFKELPKIIDVIKNRNYRFIIYMDDLSFEEFEIEYKYLKAVIEGGLESKPENVLIYATSNRRHLIRETWSDRSDMSEDELHRSDTVNEKVSLAERFGVKIGYYNPQRKDFFNIVTTLARRHPEIKLTDEELESLANKWEIRHGGMSGRTAQQFIDSLLGTVGNPDD, from the coding sequence ATGTATCATTTGACATCCAAATTGGTGATCTACAAAAATATCAACGAAGACAGTATACTGTTTAGATTGGCTGCCATCTGCCAACAGCTTGATAATGGCAATTATGTGAGGGAAGATCTAATTTCAGATATTTATATTGAAATCAATCGTCTGCTGGATCTTTCGACACAGTACGGCTTTGATAAAAATCTTTGGCATAATTATCTGGCCTTTATTTTAGCCATGGCTCAAAACCCATTCACAATTGTTTCAGAAAAGGTTGGAACCAACACTGGCACAGTAAACAAATTTGTAAAGAACGATTACAAAATATTCAAACAATTGTTTGACTATGACTTTTCTAAATTAGAAAATGAACTGGGAATTGATTGTTTTTCCATTATCACAGATTATGATGCTGTTGTGAAAAGTGAACAGATCTTCAACAAAAATGTGAGTGAAAAGGTTCAACAGCTTAGTAACTCTATTGAACAAGCAAAGGATGAAAAAGAACTGTACAAAATAGTTACAGATTTCTACAAGTTGCATGGTGTTGGAGATATTGGACTAAATAAAGCATTTCGAGTTTCAACTGATGGCAATTCAAGCATACTTTGCCCCATCACAACAACCAGCGACATAAAATTAGAAGATCTGGTGGGTTATGAATCTCAAAAGAAAGAACTGTTACAAAATACAGAAGCCTTTGTTATTGGGAGAAAAGCAAACAATGTACTTCTCTACGGCGATGCTGGAACCGGCAAATCTGCAAGTATCAAAGCAGTTCTGAATCAGTACTACGATCAGGGCCTCAGAATGATCGAAGTCTACAAACATGAATTCAAAGAACTACCAAAGATAATTGATGTTATAAAAAATAGAAATTACCGTTTCATAATTTACATGGATGATTTATCATTTGAAGAGTTTGAAATTGAGTATAAATATTTAAAAGCTGTTATCGAGGGTGGTTTAGAATCAAAACCTGAAAATGTACTTATCTATGCAACATCTAACAGGCGTCATCTAATCCGGGAAACATGGAGTGATCGTTCGGATATGTCTGAAGATGAACTCCATCGTTCAGACACCGTTAATGAAAAAGTATCGCTTGCAGAAAGATTCGGTGTGAAAATTGGATATTACAATCCCCAGAGGAAAGACTTCTTCAACATTGTCACAACCCTTGCAAGACGACATCCTGAAATCAAACTAACAGATGAAGAATTGGAATCACTGGCAAATAAATGGGAAATACGGCACGGTGGAATGTCCGGGCGTACGGCACAGCAGTTCATTGATTCATTACTCGGAACTGTTGGTAACCCAGATGATTGA
- a CDS encoding SPL family radical SAM protein, translating into MVNKITVKTILNNSKKRDDWFLGRYTLNTYAGCSMACIYCYTRGSKYGGDHGSVVSAKLNAVPVLKKQLKNCIRRNERDIILFGSAADPYSTVEKDLNLTREVLGIIKRYKFPTHILTKSKQIIRDLDIIKDIRDVAMVPDDLVDKLKNGVIVSFSFSTLDEELAEIIEPGAPSPLERLETMKEFSDAGFKTGIINMPILPFLSDSDEAIKSMVKTAKFYGAHYVLYSGLTLYGSGNSDCKTLYLDFLREHNPDLVKEYEILFQKSFAPPKKYSFELSKRFSEISSKYGVKNSIL; encoded by the coding sequence TTGGTAAATAAAATAACTGTCAAAACGATTCTTAATAACAGTAAAAAACGTGATGATTGGTTTTTAGGTAGATATACTTTGAACACTTATGCTGGCTGTTCAATGGCTTGCATATACTGCTACACACGTGGAAGTAAATATGGTGGAGACCATGGATCTGTAGTTTCTGCCAAATTAAATGCAGTTCCCGTGCTAAAAAAACAGTTAAAAAACTGCATCAGGCGAAATGAAAGGGATATAATATTATTTGGATCTGCTGCAGATCCCTATTCTACAGTTGAAAAAGACTTAAATTTAACCCGGGAAGTACTTGGAATAATTAAACGATACAAATTTCCAACCCACATCCTAACTAAATCAAAACAGATAATCAGGGATCTGGATATTATCAAGGATATCCGGGATGTTGCAATGGTTCCTGATGATTTAGTTGATAAATTAAAGAATGGAGTCATAGTGTCCTTCTCATTTTCTACCTTAGACGAAGAATTGGCAGAAATCATTGAACCTGGAGCACCAAGTCCACTGGAACGGTTAGAAACCATGAAAGAGTTCAGTGATGCGGGTTTTAAAACAGGGATCATAAATATGCCCATACTTCCATTCTTATCTGATTCTGATGAAGCGATTAAATCAATGGTTAAAACAGCAAAATTTTATGGTGCACATTATGTTTTATATTCTGGTTTAACATTGTATGGTTCTGGCAATAGTGATTGTAAGACACTTTACTTGGATTTCTTAAGGGAACATAACCCTGATCTTGTAAAAGAATATGAAATACTGTTTCAGAAGTCATTTGCACCCCCGAAAAAATACAGTTTCGAACTCTCAAAACGATTTTCAGAAATATCCTCCAAGTATGGAGTTAAAAATAGTATACTGTAA
- a CDS encoding sensor histidine kinase yields the protein MTRNPNHELYKLITISSLLIISCLLTYYFHFVIGEGVIFTHFFYFPIILAALWWQKKGLIVPIFLTLMLLVSYYLSPNLSYPLYEDIYRSIIFLSIGIVVAILSDVINKKDKELSASEEKFRSVANSAVDGIITTNQNGDIVLMNPSLKRIFGYDLDEIKGRNVTMLMPERYKKDFETKLQNFNSTGTHELDGKTFESIGLKKNGEEFPFEISVATWGYKTGPYTTSIIRDVADRKLTEHQLQKSIKEKEMLLKEIHHRVKNNLMIISSLLSLQSRYIKDENSKTIFIESQNRARSMALIHERLYQSTDLKNIDFGDYIQTLAADLYDTYVVDKNLIKMNIETDELNLDIDTSIPLGLILNELVTNSLKHAFSQGDKGTIDIKFKKQTDKYCLEVKDNGKGFPNDIDYKNADSLGLSLITSLSEQIDADLEYIGSPGTSFKISFNEKKFQ from the coding sequence ATGACACGAAATCCCAATCATGAGCTTTACAAGCTCATCACCATATCATCACTACTTATCATATCCTGTTTATTGACCTACTACTTCCATTTTGTGATTGGTGAGGGTGTGATCTTCACACATTTCTTCTATTTTCCAATTATATTAGCTGCACTTTGGTGGCAAAAAAAAGGACTCATCGTACCCATATTTCTTACTTTGATGTTACTCGTGAGTTACTACCTTTCTCCAAATTTAAGCTATCCATTGTACGAAGACATATATCGTTCCATAATCTTCCTGTCTATAGGGATTGTGGTTGCTATTCTAAGTGATGTTATCAATAAAAAGGACAAAGAACTCAGTGCCAGCGAAGAAAAATTTCGTTCAGTTGCAAATTCTGCAGTTGACGGCATAATAACAACCAACCAAAATGGGGACATAGTTCTGATGAACCCTAGTTTGAAAAGAATTTTTGGGTACGATCTCGATGAAATTAAAGGACGAAACGTCACCATGCTCATGCCTGAAAGATATAAAAAGGATTTTGAAACAAAACTCCAAAATTTCAATTCAACAGGAACCCATGAGTTAGATGGAAAAACCTTTGAAAGTATTGGTCTTAAAAAAAATGGGGAAGAATTCCCATTTGAAATATCTGTGGCAACTTGGGGCTACAAAACTGGTCCGTACACAACATCCATAATTCGGGATGTGGCTGATCGTAAACTCACAGAACATCAACTGCAAAAATCCATTAAAGAAAAGGAAATGCTTCTAAAAGAAATTCATCACAGGGTAAAAAATAACCTCATGATAATATCCAGCTTATTAAGCCTTCAATCAAGGTATATTAAAGATGAAAACTCAAAAACAATCTTCATAGAAAGTCAAAATCGTGCCAGATCAATGGCCCTGATCCATGAACGCCTGTACCAATCCACAGATCTTAAAAATATAGACTTTGGAGATTACATCCAAACACTTGCTGCGGACCTTTACGATACCTATGTGGTGGACAAGAACCTGATAAAAATGAATATTGAAACAGATGAACTAAATCTGGATATTGATACATCCATTCCACTGGGCCTCATCCTAAATGAACTCGTAACAAACAGTCTGAAACATGCATTTTCTCAGGGAGATAAAGGAACTATCGACATAAAATTCAAAAAACAAACGGATAAATACTGTTTAGAAGTGAAAGACAATGGTAAAGGCTTTCCTAATGATATTGACTACAAAAATGCAGATTCATTAGGACTAAGTTTAATAACCAGTTTATCAGAACAGATCGATGCAGATTTAGAGTACATTGGTTCTCCTGGCACATCATTTAAGATAAGTTTCAATGAAAAGAAATTTCAATGA